The Ornithodoros turicata isolate Travis chromosome 7, ASM3712646v1, whole genome shotgun sequence genome includes a region encoding these proteins:
- the LOC135401388 gene encoding zinc finger C3H1 domain-containing protein-like isoform X2 produces the protein MMAFVGISSVCELEEGEISDETSDVRDERNAPPNTYGSRPRSSEVCPRTNAGVAKYGMGSDRTRTPQHHPYSRKLQFSASRCKQSRHSDRTSRNRIATSPLRSEVPPHMQRSRTSQNSIPVISRERRTSQLEHYSWFRRSSEPSRDCNSHSRSTTANRSISESSPSATGKNRSQPKFLQQSPKTEPSYEDLLAQYRTIQTQLETLEKYDECKKDVKPEPKKTKTKKHHHTPKCKKARKLSQQGNSRKSTAKSRKRNTSHINSSSTMTKEADDKENTSAEQHEARNHATPLDNTKAVPNDLSLSDVSEPYEEEESLLELRRKALESRKNAQRAKAQAVSLVAEEKGGSSSASPLLMVLDELPAELLEADSPIAEVQHKQQLRKGTKMPWFDKELTQLMRSKDRAYSKWKRHPCYENWEAFKAIKRRYLQMLKRKRAAYTSSSSDVTRAGGDTVESPSAPSPESEKVAQLPDGGSLPLENIPLPNGQASPLEDNYDTVEMDVDSDGILSSPSLEVLEQEDTSEAEDEEALRAQLLQSLKRKRETEAVEDIQPKDTEKKEAPVVSAVAPSARDTQFKLKEKAKLAVRMIDIRKATPLVINLGVDDTTSEEEESDQEEGGAVAPTQSSDFSAGLEKFLKEARQKVQVPQNQAGGLHSTPLSVLKLSQAQQLEYRRLKAEIARREQRSIKQLPSNGQQLTKARKIKMRMAALKALQNTLHAERKAFQLEDKQMKTLRKDVLTRKTAVRGTEVRIQRLKAQLATLEKAVNGHAAEIRKSNAQLQLLQITVDKRKSNIAELERQCLVQGKAVYGDSYKLPVTESAPALLPSRRRSSSGSHLHVQKTRSTEPSAPRSCAEILSEKIRLQKLEQELRQRLQELKQGSVAAPAQGVLSRTMQSKTTDATRTRVGTPTPVTSEPQSSTSASTSATSIGLKEEGMCDRSEAKTVEDNEESQAEGTLSQVAKAMQAVYTDHCVRCLEGKTEHTEESRFFPVSDFVVPDGPLLNKLKVNLLKRPSDYIPPTTEIHHVDLKSYVSPLLHFRSYRLSANFLRLSNQSLDSQTFCHKLQCRAHLCRYELHGTCNDDRCSWQHQRDYSCSDAEVLVDLALYSRELLGIKPEDSPQQCIAKAEKYVADLKKKHKGLSMKLLCKLVVTDVNRSLKNVSPCYIPLSKRPCTLLSSKTSTPCRPADISDPDLQTANEKKDWRSMLQQKVDRQDPELLELESDVRYFDAAVHAGIPALEALVQSEPQSEELWLRLAYRHLHNKQSTPEDCLEQALNVFSQALENNRNSPEIWRHYLSWYSVHPDSSDLDYLCRRALDYCPHNSVWWKCVTLVEGVETKGQLCQQQLYQLTQEITQTQQSETGHCSGWVLEVLLYWVHLNAVSGRIGTAFNILKSSVKSVIGFKYFGTESYGSDSASLDGTARDVIQCASMLLVPEDLDFLWLCYICFVEFRSLPDFLFSTEHGSLGRLCRKDHFEIKWHEKKVLLQSPSALICAFQEAVDELGGPEKCTPLFASWLALQTSQDMGADALLLCSSAVEENPLWAEGWLQLFNLHQTLGNKEDATRALEDGLMHNPSDAKLVFHAAKHKIIKKDFVSYELLDGFVKDHFVLGDDDCFSTVGIGSESPVGFPSLQNHDEKPSIYAYLDYIEFAKMKGAPTKDIRELFEILVTMTSSTSDLQVAWWNYLTFHLETLVVPSSDVSAPIRVSLSALKSLTALIHRCLLGVPCRRPLPTESRQTWSDFEFANRVLDMLAAHVMDPQDRAELLASYVVDMPRNYALAKQVVELYLRAKDQHSARTFLKTVMNPGVACFNLWEFAIQLAILEDDHYEVHRLFEGAVQALPYHIDLWNHLVIYELSQGHLKHAQKVVETAAKYQLLEVQQVFDNLVSKDLTQEEVLERLKIHLLPM, from the exons ATGATGGCTTTCGTGGGAATTTCTTCAGTTTGCGAACTCGAAGAGGGAGAAATCAGCGATGAGACTTCTGATGTGAGGGACGAGAGAAACGCCCCACCGAACACTTACGGCTCTAGGCCTAGGTCATCGGAGGTTTGTCCTCGAACTAATGCAGGTGTGGCAAAATATGGGATGGGGAGTGATCGGACTAGGACACCCCAGCACCACCCATACTCAAGGAAACTGCAGTTCTCCGCATCGAGGTGTAAGCAGTCTCGGCACAGTGATAGGACTTCGCGAAATCGGATCGCGACATCTCCGTTGCGGTCCGAAGTTCCCCCGCACATGCAGAGGAGCAGAACGTCACAGAATTCCATCCCTGTAATTAGTAGAGAACGGAGAACTTCACAGCTCGAGCACTACTCGTGGTTTAGAAGGTCTAGCGAACCGTCTAGGGACTGCAACTCACATTCGCGGTCAACTACTGCGAACAGAAGCATTTCTGAATCGTCGCCGTCGGCGACAGGAAAGAACC GGTCACAACCAAAGTTTCTTCAACAGTCACCAAAGACAGAACCTTCTTATGAAGATCTTCTTGCTCAATATCGTACAATTCAAACCCAACTGGAGACACTAGAAAAGTAT GATGAATGTAAGAAAGACGTCAAACCAGAACCCAAGAAAACGAAGACAAAGAAACACCACCACACTCCAAAATGCAAAAAAGCGAGAAAG CTTTCTCAGCAGGGGAACAGCAGGAAATCAACAGCAAAATCAAGGAAGCGAAACACTTCCCATATCAACAGCTCATCCACCATGACTAAAGAAGCTGATGACAAGGAAAATACATCTGCTGAACAACATGAAGCCAGAAATCATGCCACACCTTTAGATAACACGAAAGCAGTGCCAAACGATCTGTCATTATCGGATGTGAGTGAGCCATATGAGGAG GAAGAAAGTCTTCTCGAACTACGTCGCAAAGCCCTGGAGTCTCGTAAAAATGCACAGAGGGCAAAGGCACAAGCAGTATCATTGGTGGCAGAAGAAAAGG GTGGGAGTTCCTCAGCATCTCCGCTCCTCATGGTGTTAGATGAGCTTCCCGCAGAGCTTCTGGAAGCAGACTCTCCAATCGCTGAAGTCCAGCACAAGCAACAG CTTCGCAAAGGCACCAAAATGCCGTGGTTTGATAAGGAACTGACGCAGCTCATGAGATCTAAGGACAGGGCGTACAGCAAGTGGAAACGCCACCCATGCTACGAGAACTGGGAGGCCTTCAAGGCAATCAAGAGGAGGTACCTGCAGATGCTCAAGAGGAAACGGGCTGCatacacatcatcatcatctgatGTTACCAGGGCTGGCGGTGACACCGTTGAGTCACCCAGCGCACCTAGCCCAGAATCGGAAAAGGTTGCACAGCTTCCTGATGGTGGCAGCCTTCCTCTTGAG AACATTCCGCTACCAAATGGCCAGGCTAGCCCTCTGGAAGATAATTATGACACAGTTGAAATGGACGTGGACAGTGACGGCATTCTTAGTTCGCCATCCTTGG AAGTTCTTGAGCAAGAAGACACCAGCGAAGCAGAAGACGAGGAGGCGCTGAGGGCACAGCTTCTTCAGTCGTTGAAGAGGAAGAGAGAAACAGAAGCAGTGGAG GATATTCAACCAAAAGACACTGAGAAGAAGGAAGCGCCCGTTGTCTCAGCCGTTGCACCATCTGCCAGGGACACTCAGTTCAAGCTAAAAGAGAAGGCTAAGCTAGCAGTTAGGATGATAGACATAAGAAAG GCAACTCCGCTTGTCATAAACCTCGGGGTCGATGATACAACCTCCGAGGAAGAAGAAAGCGACCAGGAAGAGGGCGGGGCTGTTGCTCCGACACAGTCGTCCGATTTTTCGGCGGGTCTGGAAAAGTTCCTCAAGGAAGCTcgacaaaaagtacaa GTGCCACAGAATCAGGCAGGTGGACTTCATTCGACGCCTCTGTCAGTCTTGAAGCTCTCTCAAGCTCAGCAACTTGAGTACAGGAGGTTGAAAGCTGAGATCGCAAGGAGGGAGCAGAGGTCCATCAAGCAGTTGCCTTCCAATGGTCAGCAGCTGACTAAAGCCCGCAAGATTAAAATGCGGATGGCAGCTCTGAAAGCATTGCAGAATACGTTACATGCTGAACG GAAAGCATTTCAGCTGGAAGACAAGCAGATGAAAACACTCCGAAAGGACGTGTTGACGAGGAAAACTGCAGTACGGGGTACGGAGGTACGCATCCAGCGGCTCAAGGCACAGCTGGCAACCCTGGAAAAGGCGGTCAACGGACATGCTGCGGAGATCAGGAAATCGAACGCTCAg TTGCAGCTGCTCCAAATCACAGTGGACAAACGTAAGAGCAATATTGCCGAGCTCGAAAGGCAGTGTCTAGTGCAGGGCAAGGCTGTCTACGGAGACTCCTACAAGCTACCCGTAACAGAGAGCGCGCCAGCTCTGCTGCCATCCAGGAGGAGGAGTTCTTCTGGATCGCATCTGCAC GTTCAGAAGACACGCAGCACAGAGCCGAGCGCACCTCGATCATGTGCGGAGATTCTGTCCGAGAAGATACGCCTCCAAAAGCTGGAGCAGGAGCTACGTCAGAGGCTCCAGGAACTGAAGCAGGGCTCAGTGGCCGCACCAGCTCAAGGTGTCCTGTCTAGGACTATGCAAAGCAAGACCACAGATGCCACTAGGACAAGGGTCGGGACACCAACTCCAGTGACCTCTGAGCCACAGTCGAGCACTTCAGCTTCCACAAGCGCAACTTCAATTGGGTTAAAGGAAGAGGGAATGTGCGATCGTAGCGAAGCAAAGACCGTTGAAGACAAT GAGGAGTCCCAAGCAGAAGGAACACTGAGTCAAGTGGCAAAGGCCATGCAGGCTGTATATACTGATCATTGCGTCAGGTGCCTGGAGGGCAAAACGGAGCACACGGAAGAATCTCGATTTTTTCCGGTGTCTGATTTTGTGGTTCCTGATGGGCCTCTACTTAAC aaactCAAAGTAAACTTGCTCAAGCGCCCTTCGGATTATATTCCTCCAACAACAGAAATCCACCATGTCGACCTCAAGTCATACGTAAGCCCTCTCTTGCACTTCCGAAGTTACAG GTTGAGCGCAAACTTCCTGAGGTTGTCCAATCAGTCGTTGGACAGTCAGACCTTCTGCCACAAGTTGCAGTGCCGTGCACACCTCTGCCGTTATGAACTGCACGGAACGTGCAATGACGACCGTTGTTCATG GCAACACCAAAGAGATTACAGCTGCAGTGACGCCGAGGTGCTCGTCGACCTAGCCCTGTACTCTAGAGAACTGCTGGGAATCAAGCCAGAAGACTCACCTCAACAGTGCATAGCAAAAGCAG AAAAATACGTTGCGGACTTAAAGAAGAAGCACAAAGGCCTTAGCATGAAATTGCTCTGCAAACTGGTTGTCACTGACGTGAATCGAAGCCTGAAAAACG TGTCACCTTGCTACATACCACTTTCGAAAAGGCCTTGCACGCTACTTTCGTCAAAAACTTCCACTCCATGTCGACCGGCCGACATATCAGACCCTGATCTACAGACAGCTAATGAAAAGAAAG ACTGGAGAAGTATGCTTCAGCAGAAAGTAGATAGGCAAGACCCTGAACTCCTGGAATTAGAGTCTGACGTCCGTTACTTCGATGCAGCGGTGCACGCAGGTATCCCGGCACTGGAAGCACTGGTTCAGAGTGAACCACAGAGTGAAGAACTGTGGCTTCGACTAGCATACCGGCACCTACACAACAAGCAAAG CACCCCCGAGGATTGTCTTGAGCAGGCACTGAACGTTTTCTCGCAAGCTCTGGAAAACAATCGAAATAGTCCCGAAATTTGGCGGCACTATCTGTCATGGTATTCAGTGCATCCCGACAGCAGCGATCTGGACTACCTGTGTCGTCGTGCGCTTGACTACTGTCCTCATAACTCGGTCTGGTGGAAG TGTGTAACACTAGTTGAAGGGGTAGAGACGAAAGGTCAGCTATGTCAGCAGCAGTTGTACCAGTTGACgcaagagataacacagacgcAACAATCTGAGACAGGACATTGCTCAGGATGGGTTCTGGAAGTCTTACTCTACTGGGTCCACCTGAATGCCGTGTCGGGGCGGATAGGTACAGCGTTCAACATCCTCAAG TCCTCCGTCAAGTCGGTCATTGGCTTCAAGTACTTTGGCACGGAAAGCTACGGCAGCGACTCGGCATCCCTTGACGGCACAGCTCGCGACGTCATTCAGTGTGCTAGCATGTTGCTCGTCCCCGAAGACTTGGATTTTCTCTGGCTTTGCTACATCTGCTTTGTTGAGTTTCGAAGTCTGCCAGACTTTCTCTTCTCCACCGAGCATGGTTCTCTTGGCCGCCTCTGCAGAAAG GACCACTTTGAAATTAAATGGCACGAAAAGAAAGTGTTGCTGCAGTCACCTAGCGCACTGATTTGCGCCTTCCAGGAAGCTGTGGATGAGCTTGGTGGTCCCGAAAAATGCACGCCGTTATTTGCCAGTTGGCTCGCCCTGCAGACCAGCCAGGACAT GGGAGCAGACGCATTGCTGTTGTGCTCTTCAGCGGTCGAAGAGAATCCTTTGTGGGCAGAAGGTTGGCTACAGCTGTTCAACTTGCATCAGACTTTGGGCAACAAAGAAGACGCAACAAGG GCACTAGAAGATGGACTGATGCATAATCCAAGTGATGCAAAGCTTGTGTTTCATGCTGCGAAGCACAAGATAATCAAGAAGGACTTTGTTTCATATGAATTGCTGGATGGATTTGTGAAGGATCATTTTGTGCTTGGAGACGACGACTGTTTCTCAACAGTAGGAATCGGCTCTGA AAGCCCTGTTGGTTTTCCAAGCCTTCAGAACCATGACGAAAAGCCTAGTATTTATGCATACCTTGACTACAT CGAATTTGCGAAGATGAAAGGAGCACCTACAAAAGACATCAGGGAACTATTTGAAATTCTAGTCACCATGACCTCATCCACAAGCGATCTTCAGGTTGCGTGGTGGAA TTACCTGACCTTCCACCTCGAAACCCTGGTGGTGCCATCGAGCGACGTTTCGGCGCCGATTCGTGTCAGTCTTTCGGCTCTGAAATCACTCACAGCTCTCATTCATCGGTGCCTGCTGGGAGTGCCGTGCCGCCGTCCATTGCCGACGGAAAGCCGGCAGACCTGGTCGGACTTTGAGTTTGCCAATCGCGTGCTGGACATGCTCGCTGCTCACGTTATGGATCCCCAGGATCGCGCGGAGCTCCTGGCCTCGTACGTGGTGGATATGCCGCGCAACTATGCCCTTGCGAAACA GGTGGTGGAATTATACCTGCGTGCGAAAGACCAGCATTCTGCTAGGACATTTTTGAAGACTGTGATGAATCCCGGAGTAGCGTGCTTCAATCTTTGGGAATT TGCTATACAACTTGCCATACTTGAAGACGATCACTATGAG GTACACAGGCTATTTGAAGGTGCTGTCCAGGCATTGCCCTACCACATAGACCTGTGGAACCAC CTGGTGATATATGAGTTATCTCAAGGGCACCTTAAACATGCCCAGAAAGTTGTGGAGACGGCAGCAAAGTATCAACTCCTGGAGGTGCAACAAGTCTTCGACAATCTAGTATCGAAAG ACCTGACTCAGGAGGAAGTTCTGGAACGTCTCAAGATACACCTGCTGCCCATGTAA